Proteins found in one uncultured Desulfuromonas sp. genomic segment:
- a CDS encoding DMT family transporter: protein MIEPSDSRRKQGGVVGKKRAAPMRGNRYSLGLWLAVISAFGFSFKAILIKLAYALPQQVPVDAVTLLTLRMLFALPFFLLLLRSSGHQGRNLNRKDFAAVILLGAVGYYGASLFDFLGLKYISAGLERVILFSFPLLTLFFDAIFSGRKIRSYEWLAVVICYGGIGLAFVHDMGVSGVQEDVWVGGALIFLSALCYAFYLSGGRHLIARYGSSQFACSALIVSTAATLLHFGVSHPLSVLVQPWQIYLLAFIMGTFSTVMPVLALAAAVRRIGSSPAALISSLGPVLTIFFSWLILDEAVSLLQMGGTLLVIGGIWLVGKKGRQAAD from the coding sequence GTGATTGAGCCGTCCGATAGCAGGCGGAAACAGGGAGGTGTTGTCGGTAAAAAGCGCGCTGCTCCAATGCGTGGCAACCGCTACAGTCTGGGACTGTGGCTGGCGGTAATTTCTGCGTTCGGTTTTTCCTTTAAGGCGATTCTGATCAAGCTTGCCTACGCTTTACCGCAACAGGTGCCTGTTGATGCCGTTACCTTGCTAACCCTGCGAATGCTTTTTGCGCTGCCTTTTTTCCTTTTATTATTGCGGTCTTCAGGTCATCAGGGGCGCAATCTGAACCGCAAAGATTTTGCTGCGGTCATTCTGCTCGGGGCGGTTGGTTACTATGGGGCCAGTCTGTTTGATTTCTTGGGCTTAAAGTATATTTCCGCCGGGTTGGAACGGGTGATCCTGTTCAGCTTTCCTCTCTTGACCCTGTTTTTTGATGCCATTTTCAGCGGTCGAAAGATCAGAAGCTATGAGTGGCTGGCGGTTGTGATCTGTTATGGTGGTATCGGCCTGGCCTTTGTCCACGATATGGGGGTCTCCGGTGTGCAGGAGGACGTTTGGGTTGGCGGAGCACTGATTTTTCTGTCGGCACTCTGTTACGCGTTTTACCTTTCCGGGGGGCGGCATCTCATCGCCAGGTACGGTTCTTCCCAATTTGCCTGTTCAGCATTGATTGTATCCACGGCCGCAACTCTGCTCCATTTTGGCGTCAGCCATCCGTTAAGCGTTCTGGTCCAGCCTTGGCAGATTTACCTGCTGGCCTTTATCATGGGAACCTTTTCCACGGTGATGCCGGTTCTTGCCCTGGCTGCTGCGGTTCGCCGCATCGGCAGTTCACCCGCCGCGCTTATCAGTAGTCTCGGGCCGGTTTTAACGATTTTTTTCAGTTGGCTGATCTTGGACGAAGCGGTGTCGTTGTTGCAAATGGGCGGGACGTTGCTGGTGATCGGTGGCATCTGGCTGGTTGGGAAAAAGGGGCGTCAAGCTGCGGATTGA
- a CDS encoding 2-dehydropantoate 2-reductase: MMKKVCIYGVGAVGGFIGALLAKAGNDVCAVTRGATLNSVKADGLRLLMDDDIIVAPVRASENPRDLGVQDLVIIAVKAQSMTDVAANISPLIGPETLVLTAMNGVPWWFFQKTDGEFAGLQLESVDPGGKIAAAIPADRVIGAVVHGSFSSNGLGFSRNNLGKKIIIGEPDGSDSKRLNRVATLLSKAGIEIETTTSIQQEIWYKLWGNMTMNPVSALTGVTCDKILDDPLVNRFCLKIMAEAGEIGAKIGCPVRQTGEERNAVTRQLGAFKTSMLQDVEAGRPLELNALVAAVREIGQKIGITTPEIDTLLGLSRLHARRRGLYPEEASRR; the protein is encoded by the coding sequence ATGATGAAGAAAGTCTGTATCTATGGTGTTGGGGCTGTCGGTGGGTTCATTGGTGCTCTATTGGCAAAAGCAGGCAATGATGTCTGTGCGGTCACACGTGGTGCAACCCTCAACTCGGTAAAAGCAGACGGGTTGCGACTGCTGATGGATGACGACATCATTGTTGCGCCCGTTCGTGCCTCAGAAAATCCGCGAGATCTTGGCGTTCAAGACCTTGTCATTATTGCTGTCAAAGCCCAGTCGATGACTGATGTTGCTGCGAATATCTCACCTTTGATCGGCCCGGAGACCTTGGTGCTAACTGCCATGAATGGTGTGCCCTGGTGGTTTTTTCAGAAAACGGATGGAGAATTTGCCGGATTACAACTCGAATCGGTTGACCCTGGCGGCAAGATTGCCGCTGCGATTCCCGCTGACAGGGTGATCGGGGCTGTCGTGCATGGCAGCTTTTCCTCAAATGGACTTGGATTCAGTCGGAACAATTTAGGCAAAAAGATCATTATCGGTGAACCTGATGGTTCAGATTCCAAACGCTTGAATCGCGTCGCCACACTTCTGTCCAAGGCTGGAATCGAGATCGAAACAACCACCTCTATTCAGCAGGAAATCTGGTACAAACTGTGGGGGAATATGACGATGAATCCGGTTTCGGCTCTTACTGGTGTGACCTGCGATAAAATCCTTGATGATCCGTTGGTTAATCGTTTCTGTCTCAAGATTATGGCGGAAGCAGGGGAGATCGGTGCCAAAATTGGTTGTCCAGTACGTCAAACCGGTGAAGAACGCAATGCCGTGACGCGTCAGTTAGGAGCCTTCAAAACCTCGATGCTGCAAGATGTTGAGGCAGGTCGTCCCCTTGAACTGAATGCGTTGGTGGCTGCGGTTCGAGAAATCGGACAAAAAATTGGTATCACCACCCCCGAAATAGATACCTTGCTGGGGTTATCCCGCTTGCACGCACGGCGCAGAGGATTATATCCCGAAGAGGCTTCACGACGGTAA
- a CDS encoding molybdenum cofactor guanylyltransferase, whose protein sequence is MDLSKSAIQTYFQPEGHVSAENSQEPPEALIMQSLQNNDSDAILKKRTQQESITGVILAGGKSTRMGRNKALLDLGGICLIEKTYQTMSTLFPEVILITNTPDEYAFLNCRSQKDIYPGIGSIAGLHAALSTSDTERIFVVPCDMPFLNPALINLLCQTTQTYDAVVPVSDKGMEPLHALYHRRSLQQLEWAITHDDKKLQNFLRNIWTYFLPVSAYRHIPNAQLAFQNINRPEDYAAIDLARQNELPPEGAKKTSQPSHFLGTL, encoded by the coding sequence ATGGACTTATCGAAATCAGCGATTCAAACTTACTTTCAGCCTGAGGGCCATGTCTCTGCGGAAAATTCACAGGAACCTCCGGAAGCACTGATAATGCAGTCGTTACAAAACAATGACAGCGACGCGATCTTGAAAAAAAGAACGCAACAAGAATCGATTACCGGTGTCATCCTTGCGGGGGGGAAATCAACACGGATGGGACGCAATAAAGCGCTGCTCGACCTGGGCGGGATCTGTCTGATCGAAAAGACGTATCAGACGATGTCGACGCTTTTTCCCGAAGTGATCCTCATCACCAATACCCCTGACGAATATGCGTTTTTAAACTGTCGCAGCCAAAAAGACATTTATCCGGGAATCGGCTCTATTGCCGGGCTTCATGCGGCTCTGAGCACCAGTGATACCGAACGCATTTTTGTCGTCCCCTGTGATATGCCATTTCTTAATCCGGCCCTGATCAACCTGTTGTGCCAAACAACACAAACCTACGATGCGGTTGTTCCTGTCAGTGACAAAGGGATGGAACCGCTCCACGCGCTCTACCACCGCCGCAGCTTGCAGCAACTGGAATGGGCCATCACCCATGACGATAAAAAATTACAGAATTTCCTCCGCAACATCTGGACCTATTTTCTTCCAGTGAGCGCTTATCGCCACATTCCAAATGCTCAGCTTGCGTTCCAAAATATTAATCGACCCGAAGATTATGCCGCCATTGACCTGGCCCGACAAAATGAGTTGCCCCCTGAAGGGGCAAAAAAGACGTCGCAGCCATCACATTTTCTGGGAACGCTGTGA
- a CDS encoding (Fe-S)-binding protein, which translates to MANGHTEQTLKQFTQKCVSCGLCFQECDVLSELNLSPAAIAETLSADQTYPDDFVEVIQRCSLCGLCSHNCPLGLAPNELMLVARELFVRDHRVNSDDYRVLHVDREHHLFSLYRKTWQIDYQKQHRTKSPVVFFPGCTLSSYAPQLTRTAYSWLEQQGMEVGLNEQCCGLPLASIGLGERHSRHINRLEKEFTEAGVKQIVTACPNCFYHLHDKFDGIEVCSLYHLMVEAGIRVAAMDDPVTVHDSCPDRHSGQVGRSIRTLLNGNTLIEMAHHNASTICCGAGGLVSMVDAPRSNQRAAIRLEEFRQSSTTYCVSACMGCVKRLESGQKKVTAHYADHEHPLSQPQIVHILELVFNMRINHDQLQQQLEQMWCGERGEQNIQLLTADTEPQTAT; encoded by the coding sequence ATGGCGAATGGCCACACCGAACAGACACTCAAACAATTTACGCAAAAATGCGTTTCCTGCGGACTCTGCTTTCAGGAATGCGATGTGCTGTCAGAATTGAATCTTTCGCCGGCGGCTATCGCTGAGACTCTTTCAGCGGACCAAACCTATCCAGACGATTTCGTCGAGGTGATTCAACGATGTTCGTTATGCGGACTTTGCAGCCATAACTGTCCATTGGGCTTGGCGCCGAACGAGCTGATGCTGGTCGCCCGCGAATTGTTTGTCCGGGATCACAGGGTCAATAGCGACGACTACCGGGTGCTGCATGTTGATCGTGAGCACCACCTGTTCAGCCTGTATCGCAAAACCTGGCAGATTGATTATCAAAAACAGCATCGCACGAAGAGTCCGGTTGTGTTTTTCCCCGGCTGTACTCTGTCCAGTTATGCACCGCAACTGACACGAACAGCCTATAGCTGGTTAGAGCAACAAGGCATGGAAGTCGGCCTCAATGAACAATGTTGCGGCTTGCCCCTGGCAAGCATCGGCCTTGGCGAACGTCATTCACGCCACATCAATCGCCTGGAAAAAGAATTTACGGAGGCAGGAGTGAAGCAAATCGTCACGGCCTGCCCCAACTGCTTTTATCACCTGCACGACAAATTTGACGGTATTGAGGTGTGTTCTCTCTACCACCTGATGGTCGAAGCCGGAATCAGAGTTGCCGCCATGGATGATCCGGTCACGGTTCACGACTCCTGTCCTGATCGCCACAGTGGTCAGGTCGGCCGTTCCATCCGCACCTTGCTCAATGGCAATACGCTGATCGAAATGGCCCACCATAACGCATCGACGATCTGCTGTGGTGCCGGAGGCTTGGTGTCGATGGTCGATGCACCACGCAGCAACCAAAGGGCCGCAATACGCCTTGAGGAATTTCGTCAAAGCAGCACCACATATTGCGTCAGTGCCTGTATGGGATGCGTCAAGCGCCTCGAATCAGGACAAAAAAAAGTGACGGCACATTACGCCGATCACGAACACCCTCTTTCTCAGCCGCAAATCGTTCACATTCTCGAGCTGGTGTTCAACATGCGTATCAATCATGACCAATTGCAACAGCAGTTAGAACAAATGTGGTGCGGCGAGCGCGGAGAACAGAATATCCAGCTGCTCACAGCGGACACTGAACCCCAAACTGCCACCTAG
- a CDS encoding molybdopterin-dependent oxidoreductase codes for MQNRTTKTNCRLCSYLCGLEAQIEDDKIVSLQPDPTRYPYDVGIVKGCPRFHSNLEFLNHPERINHPLKRAGERGENRWQQISWEQALNEISEKLLHLRENFGAETLATSIGGPHTTFWPLHRFMNLFGSPNNVGIGQICWNPSIWVNSLTFGWPLENEIDPETTGCAILWGVNPAESDNSLFWRQVLAYNLTGKPLIVIDPRETRTARLATHWLAPIPGTDAALALGMLHVIIAENLYPQQFVERWCHGFEQLKQQVADYTPQQVAQITGLTTQQIIQTAKLYAHANSASIFHGRGIDQIGANSVQVHRAIACLKGLTANIDRPGASNLSAMPEYIPEIDLELTDRLPAEQRQKQLGRDKIQLQTFEGYERLTRYTLQHGKQLPARYLTSAQPNLVWRAMLDSQPYPIRAMIVSGSNPLICQADSELIAKALQSLDLLVALELFPNSVTALADYVLPMAGSLERPVLQTNAGVANIAYGGPQAIAPLHERRCDYDFWRELGLRCGQDEFWPWEDFTTSLDNILNPLGLTWESFCETGIYAPALEYQKYESYEKDGQPGFATPSGKIELYSELLNQVGSSPLPLHQSQPGTSAQFPLLLITGGRKQPHWASSFRWLETLRKPGKVPQAELSKATAESLGLEHGQLVVVETPHGKTTFTLSIVIMKDNVVNVDYGWWFPEQSLAAPELGGAFTSNANMLTTASFETSDPILGQWIYNRIPCCISPAHPVGQTTTDTNHLRQILPSKEN; via the coding sequence ATGCAAAACCGCACAACCAAAACCAACTGTCGCCTCTGCAGCTATCTGTGCGGGCTTGAAGCACAGATCGAGGATGACAAGATCGTCAGCCTGCAACCGGACCCGACGCGCTACCCTTATGACGTCGGCATCGTTAAAGGGTGTCCGCGCTTTCATAGCAATCTGGAATTCCTCAATCACCCTGAACGGATCAACCACCCGTTGAAACGAGCCGGTGAGCGTGGAGAAAATCGCTGGCAGCAAATCAGCTGGGAGCAGGCGCTCAATGAGATCAGCGAAAAGCTGTTGCACCTGCGCGAGAATTTTGGTGCCGAAACCCTTGCCACCTCCATCGGCGGTCCACACACAACATTCTGGCCCCTGCACCGTTTTATGAACCTGTTCGGCAGTCCGAACAATGTCGGCATCGGACAGATCTGCTGGAATCCGTCGATCTGGGTCAACAGCCTCACCTTTGGCTGGCCACTGGAAAACGAAATTGATCCGGAAACAACCGGCTGCGCCATCCTCTGGGGTGTCAATCCGGCGGAATCGGACAACTCGCTTTTTTGGCGTCAGGTCCTGGCTTACAATCTTACCGGCAAACCGTTAATCGTGATTGATCCCAGAGAAACCCGCACCGCCCGTCTGGCCACGCATTGGCTGGCACCGATTCCCGGCACTGATGCGGCACTGGCACTGGGGATGCTGCATGTCATCATCGCTGAAAACCTGTACCCGCAACAATTCGTCGAACGCTGGTGTCATGGGTTCGAGCAACTCAAACAACAGGTCGCCGATTACACTCCGCAACAGGTCGCGCAAATAACCGGGCTGACGACGCAACAGATTATCCAGACGGCGAAACTCTACGCTCATGCAAACTCGGCGTCGATCTTTCATGGTCGCGGCATTGACCAGATCGGCGCCAACAGTGTTCAGGTCCACCGTGCCATCGCCTGTTTAAAAGGGCTGACCGCAAACATTGATCGTCCCGGCGCTTCCAACCTGTCCGCGATGCCCGAATATATTCCGGAAATTGACCTTGAACTGACAGACCGTCTGCCTGCCGAGCAACGTCAGAAACAGCTTGGCCGGGACAAAATCCAGCTACAAACCTTTGAGGGGTATGAGCGTCTGACCCGCTATACCCTGCAACATGGCAAGCAGCTTCCGGCACGCTATCTGACATCGGCACAACCCAACCTGGTGTGGCGGGCCATGCTTGACAGCCAGCCCTATCCTATTCGCGCCATGATCGTCAGTGGCAGCAATCCGTTGATCTGCCAGGCGGACAGCGAACTGATCGCCAAAGCGTTACAGAGCCTCGACCTGCTGGTCGCCCTGGAACTGTTTCCCAATTCGGTCACGGCCCTGGCGGATTATGTTCTGCCGATGGCCGGCAGTCTGGAACGTCCGGTGCTGCAGACCAATGCCGGCGTTGCCAATATCGCTTACGGCGGCCCTCAGGCGATTGCGCCCCTCCATGAGCGTCGTTGCGATTACGATTTCTGGCGTGAATTGGGGCTGCGTTGTGGTCAAGACGAATTCTGGCCGTGGGAGGATTTCACCACCAGTTTAGACAACATCCTTAATCCCCTCGGCCTGACGTGGGAATCCTTCTGCGAAACAGGTATTTATGCGCCAGCTCTGGAATACCAGAAATACGAAAGCTATGAAAAAGACGGTCAACCGGGCTTTGCCACCCCCAGCGGCAAAATTGAGCTGTACTCCGAGCTGCTCAACCAGGTTGGAAGCTCGCCACTACCGCTCCATCAATCGCAGCCGGGAACCTCAGCCCAGTTTCCCCTGTTGTTGATCACCGGTGGCCGCAAGCAACCGCACTGGGCCTCTTCTTTTCGTTGGCTGGAAACGCTGAGAAAACCGGGCAAGGTCCCGCAAGCAGAACTCAGCAAAGCAACCGCGGAATCTCTGGGATTGGAGCACGGCCAGCTGGTCGTTGTCGAGACCCCGCACGGTAAAACAACCTTCACCTTAAGCATCGTCATCATGAAAGACAATGTCGTCAATGTCGACTACGGCTGGTGGTTCCCGGAACAATCGCTGGCGGCGCCGGAGCTTGGTGGGGCTTTTACGTCCAACGCCAACATGCTGACAACGGCGTCCTTTGAAACGTCGGACCCGATTCTGGGACAGTGGATCTACAACCGCATCCCCTGCTGTATCTCTCCGGCACATCCCGTAGGACAAACAACCACTGACACCAATCACCTTCGACAGATTCTGCCATCAAAGGAGAACTAA
- a CDS encoding DUF2064 domain-containing protein: MSHKKRALIFFTKVPTPGLTKTRLTKEHGGIFTPEEAAEFYQAVMLDTAEVGFRALEQLQPSEQDVTYDFVISATPEHDHPRLKEIFGALGQRQIDLKFIADHGQNFNEHFNDAFQQLWELGYDSAVAVGGDQPQMTTNNIKQAFQWLDRFQQSHQKGLVHCPCQACGVSLIGLTKDTPMNFEGVFYNTDGISALDAIINICSDKQIPVAALETVADIDNVEDLAHALSLAHSQSYTAEFQSDVVVPQRFIDWAKETGLSVTTPPNDDHDPRELIDA, translated from the coding sequence ATGAGCCATAAAAAAAGAGCACTGATTTTTTTCACCAAAGTCCCAACCCCCGGTCTCACCAAAACGCGCCTGACAAAGGAACATGGGGGCATTTTCACCCCGGAAGAAGCTGCCGAGTTTTACCAGGCTGTTATGCTCGACACGGCAGAAGTCGGTTTCCGTGCCCTGGAGCAGTTACAACCCAGCGAACAGGACGTGACATACGATTTTGTGATCAGTGCCACCCCGGAACATGACCATCCGCGGCTCAAAGAGATTTTTGGCGCACTCGGCCAACGTCAAATCGATTTGAAATTCATTGCCGATCACGGCCAGAATTTCAACGAGCATTTCAACGATGCCTTCCAGCAACTCTGGGAACTCGGTTACGACTCCGCCGTGGCCGTGGGTGGCGATCAACCGCAAATGACCACCAACAATATCAAGCAGGCCTTCCAGTGGCTTGACCGTTTTCAGCAGTCGCACCAAAAAGGCTTGGTTCACTGCCCCTGCCAGGCGTGCGGCGTCTCTCTGATCGGACTGACCAAAGACACCCCCATGAACTTTGAAGGGGTTTTCTACAACACCGACGGCATCTCGGCTCTCGACGCCATTATCAATATCTGCAGCGACAAACAGATCCCTGTCGCCGCCCTTGAGACCGTGGCGGACATCGACAATGTTGAGGACCTTGCTCACGCTTTGAGCCTGGCCCATTCGCAGTCGTACACCGCCGAGTTCCAGTCTGACGTTGTGGTTCCACAGCGTTTTATCGACTGGGCAAAAGAGACCGGCCTGAGCGTCACCACGCCACCTAACGATGACCACGACCCACGGGAGTTAATCGATGCCTGA
- a CDS encoding DUF169 domain-containing protein: MPDVQISTEQCTGCGMCVNFCPVEVFQLETSGEKNTVKVENPSACWACDTCVGQCPTNAIRIIESAEEAADREARFKPSAPPLDAAEQQQYQEWHEVLTQTLGLRWNPVAISLIGHDQPLPAAPMPRVKLRYCQSLMMARRGKTVMMPAQCHACPDGTHILGLTEIPPKLASGEMYLHFKKLASMEAARQMIKERPRLPEKSTLATLVSPLKDAKVTPDVIAVIAKPEQIMWLTMSASYSTGKRFDFKVSGYNAQCVETTLLPYTQQRFNLSLGCYGCRASSDIGDELMFMGIPRQQLPELINGLKKLGAKAIGDSRNKIYLPPNI; encoded by the coding sequence ATGCCTGATGTCCAGATATCAACTGAACAGTGTACCGGCTGCGGCATGTGCGTCAATTTCTGCCCGGTCGAAGTCTTTCAACTCGAAACCAGCGGTGAAAAAAATACCGTAAAGGTGGAAAACCCCTCGGCCTGCTGGGCGTGTGATACCTGCGTCGGCCAATGTCCGACCAACGCCATTCGCATTATCGAAAGCGCGGAGGAAGCCGCCGATCGGGAGGCACGCTTTAAGCCGTCGGCCCCACCGCTTGATGCGGCCGAACAGCAGCAGTACCAAGAATGGCATGAGGTTCTGACCCAAACCCTTGGTCTGCGTTGGAACCCGGTGGCCATCTCCCTGATCGGTCATGATCAGCCGCTTCCGGCAGCACCGATGCCACGCGTCAAGCTGCGTTATTGCCAGTCGTTGATGATGGCCCGGCGTGGCAAAACCGTGATGATGCCGGCCCAGTGCCATGCCTGCCCGGACGGCACCCATATCCTCGGCCTGACGGAAATTCCGCCTAAGCTTGCCAGTGGTGAAATGTATCTCCATTTCAAAAAACTGGCATCGATGGAGGCGGCCCGTCAGATGATCAAGGAGCGGCCACGGTTACCGGAAAAATCGACCCTGGCTACCCTGGTCAGTCCGCTGAAGGATGCCAAAGTGACGCCGGATGTCATTGCCGTCATCGCCAAGCCGGAACAGATCATGTGGTTGACCATGAGTGCCTCCTACAGCACCGGCAAACGTTTTGACTTTAAAGTGAGTGGCTACAACGCTCAGTGCGTTGAAACCACCCTGCTCCCCTATACCCAGCAGCGTTTCAATCTTTCCCTGGGCTGTTACGGGTGTCGCGCCAGTTCCGATATCGGCGACGAACTGATGTTCATGGGCATTCCACGCCAACAGTTGCCTGAACTGATCAACGGGCTGAAAAAATTGGGGGCTAAAGCGATTGGCGACTCGCGCAACAAGATCTATCTGCCGCCAAACATCTGA
- a CDS encoding EamA family transporter → MRGANIVLVALAALCWGLSGGIAGILISSGWDALALSFYRGTIGLLIFLGWLCLRPHGSGLNNRRMWFWSAIAGLGVAGNFSFYFVSLKFRITPLPKPA, encoded by the coding sequence ATGAGAGGGGCGAATATCGTTTTGGTGGCATTGGCTGCGTTATGCTGGGGGCTCTCAGGCGGCATCGCCGGTATTCTTATCTCCAGTGGTTGGGATGCGCTGGCCCTGTCATTCTACCGGGGAACCATCGGCTTGCTGATCTTTCTCGGCTGGCTTTGCCTGCGCCCACACGGCAGCGGATTGAACAACCGGCGCATGTGGTTCTGGTCAGCGATCGCCGGTTTGGGTGTCGCAGGGAATTTCTCTTTTTATTTTGTCAGTCTGAAGTTTAGAATTACACCCCTCCCCAAGCCAGCCTGA
- a CDS encoding transposase encodes MDTKGYGNIPQSLYDAITFLAQALPKRSVPTFLELLFGAMLTQNGFVTEAWLAIRPKRHWTSYFKWLQKGRWSWVALGLQTARLALQRTECSRCYVAIDDTVVFRCSRKAPESRIHHQHGCKVNRPVYVRGQNWVTMALVLPQGWRSLALPILSRLSRSTGNSGKLVAAKTLLRVTRPLFHGRLVTLLVDSWYMRKSLLLPAQTLGYQVIGQVRKDTALYRPPPCHNGKRGRPRKYGDKLTAERVAELPMISQNLFLYGQWQTVHYRSCVARARFLDGQQVRAVWSQIENKDGTLRQPRLILSTDLSLSAARILLAYNRRWSIEDLFNQLKNHWGWKQTWQQTRQVLHRWTQILSTGYALPQLLAQQNSEQVKDLASLCPWRDKQPITAGRVRQGLQRIFGHVDIRSHWNPKSGKFSPQNRGKKPDRPPDPHKTA; translated from the coding sequence ATGGATACCAAGGGATACGGCAATATCCCCCAGTCCCTGTACGACGCTATCACATTTCTGGCCCAGGCGCTGCCCAAACGTTCGGTTCCGACTTTTCTGGAACTGCTGTTCGGCGCGATGCTGACCCAGAATGGTTTTGTCACCGAAGCCTGGTTGGCGATCAGACCTAAGCGTCATTGGACCAGTTATTTCAAATGGTTGCAGAAGGGCCGCTGGTCCTGGGTTGCGCTTGGATTACAAACGGCTCGACTCGCTTTGCAACGAACAGAATGTTCGCGCTGCTATGTCGCCATAGACGATACGGTGGTTTTCCGCTGTTCGCGCAAGGCTCCCGAATCACGCATCCACCATCAGCATGGTTGCAAGGTCAACCGACCCGTTTATGTCCGGGGACAGAACTGGGTGACCATGGCTCTGGTGTTGCCACAGGGGTGGCGTTCTCTGGCCTTGCCGATTCTTTCCCGTTTATCCAGAAGCACAGGCAACAGCGGCAAACTGGTCGCGGCCAAGACTTTGCTCCGGGTGACTCGGCCTCTGTTCCATGGACGCCTTGTGACGCTGCTGGTCGATTCCTGGTACATGCGCAAGTCGCTGCTGCTTCCGGCCCAGACTCTGGGTTACCAGGTCATCGGCCAGGTGCGCAAGGACACAGCGCTCTATCGACCGCCGCCATGCCACAACGGCAAACGCGGGCGGCCCCGTAAATATGGCGATAAGCTGACAGCTGAGCGTGTCGCTGAATTGCCCATGATCAGCCAGAACCTTTTTCTCTACGGGCAATGGCAGACGGTTCATTATCGCAGTTGCGTTGCCCGAGCCCGCTTCCTTGACGGACAACAGGTTCGCGCGGTCTGGTCTCAGATTGAAAACAAAGATGGAACCTTGCGTCAGCCCCGGCTCATCTTGAGCACCGATCTAAGCTTGTCAGCCGCACGCATCCTGCTGGCGTATAACCGCAGGTGGTCCATCGAGGACCTGTTCAATCAGCTTAAGAACCATTGGGGCTGGAAGCAGACCTGGCAGCAAACACGTCAGGTGCTGCATCGCTGGACACAGATTCTTTCAACCGGCTATGCGCTGCCACAGTTGTTGGCTCAACAGAACAGTGAACAGGTGAAAGACCTCGCCTCTCTCTGCCCTTGGAGAGACAAACAGCCGATCACGGCCGGGCGTGTGCGCCAAGGGTTGCAAAGGATTTTTGGTCATGTCGATATCCGCAGCCACTGGAACCCGAAGTCGGGAAAATTCAGCCCTCAAAACCGGGGCAAAAAACCGGATCGGCCACCTGATCCACACAAAACAGCTTAA
- a CDS encoding EamA family transporter, which yields MYSAPVFVCLVSFALKLERPTVLKWTAIATVMLGIVLLTQVYDLAASNVTLFGVSAGLLAGLSYTIFIFGFKYATQYGSPQAILSIAFAMLATLLVWFDHVEISFAILSAPQWPLIAGLGILGAGVSFTLYLLGLRHTGPTSASIVAMIEPVTAALFGVVVLHESLAGPQMVGMGVIIITVTVLSIYSKAEPAHDLGSIQSHFNQKKGPGR from the coding sequence ATGTACAGCGCACCGGTCTTTGTCTGCCTAGTATCATTTGCCCTGAAACTTGAACGCCCCACAGTGTTGAAATGGACAGCCATCGCGACGGTGATGCTTGGCATCGTCCTGCTGACACAGGTCTACGACCTCGCTGCAAGCAACGTGACACTGTTCGGCGTCAGCGCCGGATTACTTGCCGGTCTGTCTTACACAATCTTTATTTTCGGTTTCAAGTATGCCACGCAGTACGGCAGTCCACAGGCGATTCTTTCCATCGCATTTGCGATGCTCGCCACCCTCCTCGTCTGGTTCGATCATGTTGAAATAAGTTTCGCCATTCTCAGTGCGCCCCAATGGCCGTTGATTGCCGGATTGGGCATACTGGGGGCTGGGGTGTCGTTTACCCTTTATCTTCTCGGCTTGAGACACACCGGCCCGACGTCAGCCTCAATTGTGGCCATGATCGAGCCGGTAACTGCAGCGCTATTCGGCGTCGTCGTCTTACATGAGAGTCTTGCAGGCCCACAAATGGTCGGCATGGGGGTGATCATCATCACCGTCACCGTATTAAGCATCTATTCAAAGGCCGAACCGGCCCACGATCTCGGATCTATTCAGTCACACTTCAACCAGAAAAAAGGCCCAGGGCGATAA